One window of the Syntrophorhabdaceae bacterium genome contains the following:
- a CDS encoding MFS transporter: MRHSELRGKALAFLLLLWLLWFLNFCLRSVFSPLLPLMEDEFLISHARASSIFLFVSAGYALSMFLSGIYAGRVGLKKTILCSLYISSMVCLAIPFVKLFPALYGLGFVLGFSIGLYLPAAIPMITEFFIERKWARAIAIHDSGASIAILATPLIALALLRYLSWRGIFGIFGVACLGCAAFFHFSVSELRIARSEGNLFSGILKTRFFWIMTLLWIFAAGANIGIYLIVPLYLTKELSLSMHYADVILSISRLGGAAIALLCGFLADRFDLKKMMFVMLLMAGIFTVLMGVAPASAIGAMLLMQAIFITGFFPLSMVFVTQAFGREERGMATGLMLTLSIIFGGGLIPYFLGLSGDLISFRFGISLLGVMVILSAWLLFLLRKTANPILLPGTDTLKGQED; encoded by the coding sequence ATGCGCCACTCAGAATTACGCGGTAAGGCCCTCGCCTTTCTTCTCCTTCTCTGGCTCCTCTGGTTTCTCAATTTCTGCCTGAGGTCCGTCTTCTCCCCCCTGCTGCCTCTCATGGAAGACGAATTTCTCATCTCCCATGCCCGTGCGAGCAGCATATTCCTTTTTGTCTCCGCGGGGTACGCCCTTTCCATGTTCCTCTCGGGCATCTATGCGGGCAGGGTGGGTCTCAAGAAGACGATCCTCTGTTCCCTTTATATTTCTTCCATGGTCTGCCTTGCCATTCCTTTTGTGAAGCTTTTTCCCGCGCTCTATGGCCTTGGGTTCGTCCTCGGATTCTCGATCGGACTCTATCTTCCCGCGGCCATACCCATGATCACGGAATTTTTCATAGAACGAAAATGGGCGAGAGCGATCGCCATTCACGATTCCGGGGCCTCGATTGCAATTCTTGCGACCCCGCTTATCGCTCTCGCGCTCCTTCGCTACCTGTCATGGAGAGGCATCTTCGGCATCTTCGGCGTCGCCTGCCTCGGGTGTGCCGCTTTCTTTCATTTCTCGGTCTCCGAGCTCAGGATCGCCCGCTCAGAGGGCAATCTCTTCAGCGGGATCTTGAAAACAAGGTTTTTTTGGATAATGACGCTTTTGTGGATTTTTGCCGCGGGGGCGAACATAGGTATTTACCTGATAGTGCCGCTCTATCTCACCAAGGAGCTGTCTCTCTCTATGCATTACGCGGATGTCATCCTGAGTATTTCCCGTTTAGGGGGCGCGGCAATAGCCCTCCTGTGCGGATTTCTTGCCGACAGGTTCGATCTGAAGAAGATGATGTTCGTCATGCTCCTCATGGCCGGTATTTTTACCGTACTTATGGGTGTGGCGCCCGCCTCCGCCATAGGGGCCATGCTTCTTATGCAGGCGATCTTCATCACGGGTTTTTTCCCCCTTTCGATGGTATTCGTCACCCAGGCCTTCGGGAGGGAGGAAAGAGGTATGGCCACGGGTCTGATGCTGACCCTCAGCATCATATTCGGAGGAGGGCTTATCCCCTATTTTCTTGGCCTTTCCGGAGACCTCATCAGTTTCAGGTTCGGCATATCGCTCCTCGGGGTCATGGTCATTCTGTCGGCCTGGCTCCTCTTTCTCCTTCGAAAGACCGCCAACCCCATCCTTCTGCCTGGAACGGACACGTTGAAGGGGCAGGAAGACTGA
- a CDS encoding PAS domain S-box protein, with protein MIGCDDPEGRAGEALSATFCPERPKADFPVAEQQEEPAKPRRMRCRLLKKDGTTIPVELSSFPIVLRDLPLSLGLVKSLEKENGLEGALRESESRYRALFEGANDAILITRGEVFVACNPKALKMFGCEKEQIIGRTLYRFSAPLQPDGIDSRTGIKARVGAVLSGEPQFFEWRHCRLDGSLFDAEVSLSEMRTDKETLLQAIIRDITDRRRAEEAARESERTYRELADLLPQTVVEFNEKGYLTFVNRSGFEAFGYSMDDLVQGLSVFHAIAQGEHARLKRNMERLLEGEAVGGNEYTMLRKGGSAFPGLVHASPVTREGKPSGFRAIVVDITLRKQVEEALAKSEEALLAMINATREGLFMIDGEGRILVGNGVFAARMDRGLDELRGASLYDLLPFGSKDLFRENIRKVFASGETVMFEDVREERVYQAYAYPVFPLSGPIERVSVFERDITHLKEAERALTESEERYRQTVENFPEAVVLAEAESFFTLNPAALELYGVNRPEGLKGKKILDYIELRNREVVADRIARVTHTAIPLSLREIHLLRVDGEVIPTDLTLGTVNHHGKRMLQVIFRDISQRKKAEEALRESEERYRNIFENAMVGIFRTYREGGHIDMNPALARIHGFESAAEMTAEIKDMSSVLYTNPEDRARYAAGMRSAGFLQDFEVELYRRDRSTVWVSMNVRRVRGAEGRMIYDEGIVDDVTERKRAEEALRKRERDLEIESIRLEEANAALRVLLRHRDEDKTALENAVMDNVRELVLPYIEKLKSLHPGGTQAAYLTILEENLNSVFSPFLQKMNALYARFTPTEVQVANLIKSGKTTKEVAELMNVSAGTVNSHRNSVRNKLGLRNKQINLRTYLMSL; from the coding sequence ATGATCGGGTGTGACGATCCCGAAGGCAGAGCAGGGGAAGCTCTTTCGGCCACCTTCTGTCCCGAGCGTCCGAAGGCTGACTTCCCTGTCGCCGAGCAGCAGGAAGAGCCTGCGAAGCCCCGGCGGATGCGGTGCAGGCTTCTCAAAAAGGATGGAACGACAATCCCGGTGGAGCTTTCTTCGTTCCCGATCGTCCTTCGCGATCTCCCCTTGTCCCTCGGGCTCGTGAAAAGCCTGGAAAAAGAAAATGGGCTCGAAGGTGCATTAAGGGAGAGCGAGTCGAGATACAGGGCCCTTTTTGAGGGGGCAAATGATGCCATACTCATCACCCGGGGCGAAGTTTTCGTTGCGTGCAATCCGAAGGCCCTTAAAATGTTCGGATGCGAGAAGGAGCAGATAATCGGGCGTACTCTTTACCGGTTCTCAGCTCCCCTGCAGCCGGACGGCATTGATTCCCGGACCGGCATAAAGGCGAGGGTAGGTGCGGTCCTCTCGGGCGAGCCCCAGTTCTTCGAGTGGCGCCATTGCCGCCTGGACGGGTCCCTTTTTGACGCCGAGGTAAGTCTGAGCGAGATGCGGACGGACAAGGAGACGCTCCTTCAGGCAATTATACGGGACATCACCGACCGCAGGCGGGCGGAGGAGGCGGCAAGAGAGAGCGAGCGGACCTACAGGGAGCTCGCCGATCTCCTGCCCCAGACAGTCGTGGAATTCAATGAAAAGGGATACCTTACTTTCGTGAACCGTAGCGGGTTCGAAGCCTTCGGCTACAGCATGGATGATCTGGTGCAAGGCCTCAGTGTATTTCACGCGATCGCCCAAGGAGAGCATGCCAGGTTGAAGCGGAATATGGAGCGCCTCCTGGAAGGCGAAGCGGTAGGGGGAAACGAATACACCATGCTGAGAAAAGGAGGGTCCGCCTTTCCCGGACTCGTCCATGCGAGTCCCGTGACGCGGGAGGGGAAACCGTCGGGCTTCAGGGCCATTGTAGTTGATATTACCCTTCGGAAACAGGTCGAAGAGGCGCTTGCCAAGAGCGAAGAGGCGCTGCTCGCCATGATCAACGCCACCCGGGAAGGCCTCTTCATGATTGACGGAGAGGGCCGGATACTCGTGGGCAACGGGGTATTCGCCGCGAGAATGGACAGGGGCCTCGATGAGCTTCGCGGGGCGTCCCTTTACGACCTCCTCCCTTTCGGGAGTAAAGACTTGTTCAGGGAAAATATCCGGAAGGTATTTGCCTCAGGAGAAACGGTCATGTTCGAAGACGTCCGGGAAGAGAGAGTATATCAGGCTTACGCCTATCCCGTTTTCCCTCTCTCCGGCCCAATCGAGAGGGTTTCCGTATTCGAGCGGGACATCACGCACCTCAAGGAGGCGGAGAGGGCACTCACCGAATCGGAAGAGCGTTACCGGCAAACCGTGGAGAATTTTCCCGAGGCAGTAGTGCTTGCCGAGGCCGAAAGCTTCTTCACTCTCAATCCCGCGGCCCTGGAGCTTTACGGAGTTAATCGCCCGGAAGGTCTTAAAGGCAAAAAGATTCTTGATTATATTGAGTTAAGGAACCGGGAGGTAGTGGCCGACCGGATCGCGCGGGTCACGCACACGGCCATACCCCTTTCTCTTCGGGAGATACATCTCCTTCGTGTCGACGGTGAGGTCATTCCCACAGATCTGACCCTGGGGACGGTGAACCATCACGGAAAGCGGATGCTTCAGGTGATCTTCAGAGACATCAGCCAAAGGAAGAAGGCGGAAGAGGCGCTCCGCGAGAGCGAAGAGAGATACAGGAACATATTTGAGAATGCCATGGTCGGAATATTCAGGACCTACCGGGAAGGCGGGCATATTGATATGAACCCTGCCCTCGCAAGGATTCACGGCTTCGAAAGCGCGGCGGAGATGACAGCTGAAATCAAGGATATGAGCTCCGTGCTCTATACGAACCCGGAAGACCGGGCCAGGTATGCGGCGGGCATGAGGTCAGCAGGTTTTCTCCAGGATTTCGAGGTCGAGCTCTACCGTAGGGACCGCAGCACCGTGTGGGTTTCAATGAACGTGCGGAGAGTGCGCGGTGCGGAAGGCAGGATGATCTATGATGAAGGAATAGTGGATGATGTGACCGAACGGAAGCGGGCGGAAGAAGCACTGAGGAAGAGAGAAAGAGACCTTGAAATAGAATCGATTCGCCTCGAAGAGGCGAATGCCGCTCTGAGGGTCCTCTTGAGGCATAGGGACGAAGATAAAACGGCGCTCGAAAATGCCGTCATGGATAATGTAAGGGAGCTGGTCCTCCCTTACATTGAAAAATTGAAAAGCCTTCATCCCGGGGGTACCCAGGCTGCGTACCTCACTATCCTCGAGGAGAACCTCAACAGCGTGTTTTCCCCTTTCCTCCAGAAAATGAATGCCCTCTATGCCCGCTTCACCCCCACGGAGGTTCAGGTAGCCAATCTCATCAAGAGCGGGAAGACGACCAAAGAGGTCGCGGAGCTCATGAACGTATCGGCGGGCACGGTCAATTCCCATAGAAACAGCGTGAGAAACAAATTGGGCTTGAGAAATAAGCAAATCAATTTAAGGACTTACCTGATGTCGCTCTAA